A genomic segment from Nitrospirota bacterium encodes:
- a CDS encoding tetratricopeptide repeat protein, with the protein MAVHLKIFLLIAVLSSAVYFNSFHNSFHFDDQHYIVANPYIRDLSNIPNFFKGTQFSSFEKAFAAHYRPLLVVSYALNYAVGGLNPTGYHIVNLLFHIGTAFLVFLIVKAMLAVCEQSGEQKSEARSKKQEVRSKKSEGNGNSVAENTIHYLIPLSTALIFAVHPFNSEVVNYITARSSVMCSFFYLLSFYCWIKFRSQQTEARSQQTEARSQQTEARSKKQEVRRNLTSNLLLLTSNFLPLTSNFYLLSLLAFLLAILTKEIAITLPVMLIIYDIYFVRDDAKHSSSGVSTFSLQPSAFSLLKCYLPFISLVAIPYLIFRSSMLKLAVAGRTSDLYINLLTQPKVLLKYLQLVFFPMGLTIDHVVKKSSTGYDSIFILSILAIMIILLSAYFLFKRGGGWRILSFFILWFFITLLPTTLVPLNAILQENRGYLAGIVFPVMAGIIFLKMPQRIAIALLIVLVFTYSINTAKTNAFWKDEFTLWQRAADISPSSPRAHDNLGLAYVGRGDYNNAIREFEYTLKLNPLYYLAYYNAGVVYQTQKRLDLAKASYEHCLKINPDFFRVYYNLGIVYKKTGELDKAITVYEKAISIDPRHPFVYNNLGIVLTEKGELDKAESIFKKAIEINPDYAKAYYNIGSLYYRKGKYDLAVESFNRAVEIEPDYKEARQMLTEAMKKRQ; encoded by the coding sequence TTGGCTGTACATCTTAAGATATTTTTGTTGATAGCGGTTTTATCTTCTGCTGTATATTTTAATTCCTTTCATAATTCCTTCCATTTTGATGACCAGCACTATATAGTTGCAAATCCTTATATACGAGACCTGAGCAACATACCCAATTTTTTTAAAGGTACACAGTTTTCCAGTTTTGAAAAGGCATTTGCAGCACATTACCGGCCTCTTTTAGTTGTTAGTTATGCACTTAATTATGCTGTAGGCGGACTTAATCCAACCGGATACCATATTGTAAATTTGTTATTTCATATAGGGACAGCCTTTCTTGTGTTTCTTATTGTGAAAGCCATGTTAGCGGTCTGTGAGCAGTCGGGAGAGCAGAAGTCAGAAGCAAGAAGCAAGAAGCAAGAGGTCAGAAGTAAGAAGTCAGAAGGAAACGGTAATTCGGTTGCAGAGAACACAATTCACTATCTTATCCCGCTCTCTACTGCCCTTATCTTTGCAGTCCATCCATTTAACTCAGAGGTTGTGAACTATATTACAGCACGTTCCAGTGTGATGTGCTCGTTCTTTTATCTCTTGTCATTTTATTGCTGGATTAAATTTAGAAGTCAACAGACAGAAGCAAGAAGTCAACAGACAGAAGCAAGAAGTCAACAGACAGAAGCAAGAAGCAAGAAGCAAGAAGTTAGAAGGAATCTTACTTCTAATCTCTTACTTCTTACTTCTAATTTCTTACCTCTTACCTCTAACTTCTATCTTCTATCCCTCCTCGCCTTCCTCCTTGCCATCCTTACAAAAGAGATTGCTATTACACTTCCGGTAATGTTGATTATATATGATATATATTTTGTCAGAGATGATGCGAAGCATTCATCTTCCGGTGTATCTACTTTCAGCCTTCAGCCTTCAGCCTTCAGCCTTCTTAAATGTTATCTTCCTTTTATTTCCCTTGTTGCCATACCATATCTTATTTTCAGAAGCAGTATGTTGAAACTGGCAGTTGCCGGGAGGACTTCGGACCTGTACATCAACCTTTTAACCCAGCCAAAGGTATTATTGAAGTATCTTCAGTTAGTGTTCTTTCCAATGGGATTAACTATAGATCATGTTGTGAAGAAGTCATCTACCGGTTATGACAGTATTTTTATTCTAAGTATACTTGCCATAATGATTATTTTATTATCAGCATATTTCTTGTTTAAAAGAGGAGGGGGATGGAGGATACTGTCTTTTTTTATATTATGGTTTTTTATTACACTCCTGCCCACTACCTTAGTGCCTCTGAATGCTATATTACAGGAGAACAGGGGTTATCTTGCAGGTATTGTTTTTCCGGTAATGGCCGGAATAATCTTTTTAAAGATGCCTCAGCGTATAGCCATAGCTTTGCTTATTGTCCTGGTTTTTACTTATTCAATCAATACAGCCAAAACAAATGCCTTTTGGAAGGATGAATTTACACTATGGCAGAGGGCAGCGGATATTTCTCCTTCATCACCAAGGGCACATGACAATCTAGGGCTTGCTTATGTAGGCAGGGGGGATTATAACAATGCTATTCGTGAATTTGAATATACATTGAAGCTGAATCCGCTTTATTATCTTGCATATTACAATGCAGGTGTTGTGTATCAGACTCAGAAAAGGCTTGATCTGGCGAAGGCAAGCTATGAACATTGCCTTAAAATAAATCCTGACTTTTTCAGGGTTTATTATAACCTCGGTATTGTGTACAAGAAAACCGGAGAACTTGATAAGGCAATTACTGTTTATGAGAAGGCTATCTCTATTGACCCGCGACATCCATTCGTATATAACAACCTCGGAATTGTTTTAACAGAAAAAGGTGAGCTGGACAAGGCGGAGTCAATCTTTAAAAAGGCAATAGAGATTAATCCAGATTATGCCAAGGCATACTATAATATCGGCAGTTTATACTACAGGAAAGGAAAATATGACCTTGCTGTTGAATCATTTAATAGGGCAGTTGAAATAGAGCCGGACTATAAAGAGGCAAGGCAGATGCTTACAGAGGCGATGAAGAAAAGGCAGTGA
- a CDS encoding class I SAM-dependent methyltransferase encodes MKSNNNIRIHWGAGEIGGPRHEYRESLILGMLKKDIEQGSFVLDAGCGSGSLLLKLSGCGCNTFAIEQSKEYVEILRKRTKNFTQSNIRSIKQGSVADIPFPDKSFDVVVSAEVLEHVKDDTQAILEFYRVLRHGGVCIVSVPASPSLWDFTDEWAGHLRRYTREGLINLFEKKGFVVEDVRYWGFPFVRFYHRFIYLPHVKSKTSGGESTDAIRPPDAGKHQMMTRMLGMVFRFDSLFNWTPYGIGLILKARKPGTIIDLKIPVKLGALGCTS; translated from the coding sequence GTGAAATCTAATAACAACATACGCATACACTGGGGTGCCGGTGAGATAGGCGGCCCGCGCCATGAATACAGGGAGTCCCTGATATTAGGGATGTTAAAGAAAGATATTGAACAGGGGAGCTTTGTATTGGATGCAGGGTGCGGGAGCGGCAGTCTTCTTCTTAAACTCTCCGGCTGCGGATGCAATACATTTGCGATTGAGCAGTCAAAAGAGTATGTGGAAATTTTACGAAAGAGGACAAAGAATTTTACGCAGTCTAATATCAGAAGTATAAAGCAGGGGAGTGTGGCTGATATCCCATTTCCGGATAAGTCATTTGATGTTGTTGTCTCTGCAGAGGTTCTGGAACATGTTAAGGATGATACGCAGGCTATTCTTGAGTTTTACAGGGTACTGAGGCACGGAGGGGTTTGTATTGTTTCTGTGCCGGCATCTCCCTCATTATGGGATTTTACTGATGAATGGGCCGGCCACCTGAGGAGATATACAAGGGAAGGGCTTATAAACCTTTTTGAAAAAAAGGGTTTTGTTGTGGAGGATGTAAGATACTGGGGGTTTCCTTTTGTGCGTTTCTACCACAGGTTCATATATCTGCCGCATGTTAAGAGTAAAACATCAGGAGGAGAATCAACGGACGCAATAAGGCCCCCGGATGCGGGGAAGCATCAGATGATGACAAGAATGCTTGGCATGGTGTTCAGGTTTGATTCCTTATTCAACTGGACACCTTACGGTATCGGCCTGATCCTTAAAGCAAGAAAACCGGGAACTATAATTGATTTAAAAATTCCTGTGAAGCTGGGTGCACTTGGCTGTACATCTTAA
- the rfbB gene encoding dTDP-glucose 4,6-dehydratase: MKLLVTGGAGFIGSNFIRHILKKYPDYHVRNLDKLTYAGNPDNLKEVEGNPNYTFIKGDICDAKVVAEAVEGVDAIINFAAETHVDRSILYPGSFIQTDVYGTYTLLEAVKAKGILRYIQISTDEVYGSIEQGSFNEESPLSPSSPYSASKAGADMVVFAYRKTFNLPVIITRSSNNFGPCQYPEKLIPLFITNALEDNPLPMYGDGLNVRDWIYVEDNCAAIDVVLHNGKDGEIYNIGGGNERTNREITEIILKETGKSRDLIKFVKDRAGHDRRYSIDSSKVISLGFTQKYKFEDAIANTVKWYKENEQWWKRLKSEEFKQYYKKAYGEI, from the coding sequence ATGAAGCTATTGGTAACAGGCGGTGCGGGGTTTATTGGAAGTAATTTTATCAGGCATATTCTAAAGAAATATCCTGATTATCATGTGAGGAATCTTGATAAGCTGACTTATGCAGGGAATCCGGATAATCTGAAGGAGGTTGAAGGGAATCCGAATTATACCTTTATAAAAGGGGATATATGCGATGCAAAGGTGGTTGCTGAGGCAGTAGAAGGTGTGGATGCAATTATAAATTTTGCTGCTGAGACGCATGTAGACCGTTCAATCCTGTATCCGGGAAGTTTTATTCAGACGGATGTGTACGGGACATATACACTCCTTGAAGCGGTTAAGGCAAAGGGCATATTACGTTACATACAAATTTCTACAGACGAGGTTTACGGAAGCATCGAACAAGGCTCTTTTAATGAAGAAAGCCCTCTGTCTCCGAGCAGTCCTTATTCTGCATCAAAGGCAGGTGCGGATATGGTGGTTTTTGCTTACAGAAAAACATTCAATCTGCCTGTTATAATCACAAGGAGTTCAAATAACTTTGGGCCCTGTCAGTATCCTGAAAAACTTATCCCGCTTTTTATAACCAATGCACTTGAAGATAATCCGTTACCAATGTATGGAGACGGGCTGAATGTGCGCGACTGGATATATGTGGAAGATAATTGTGCGGCAATTGATGTTGTACTGCATAATGGGAAGGATGGAGAGATATACAATATAGGCGGCGGGAATGAGAGAACAAACAGGGAGATTACAGAGATTATTTTGAAGGAGACGGGCAAGTCACGGGATCTGATAAAATTCGTTAAGGATCGGGCAGGACATGACCGTCGTTACTCTATTGATTCATCAAAAGTGATTTCATTGGGATTTACTCAAAAGTATAAATTTGAAGATGCAATCGCAAATACAGTAAAATGGTATAAAGAGAATGAACAGTGGTGGAAAAGGTTAAAGTCTGAGGAATTTAAACAATACTATAAAAAAGCTTACGGTGAAATCTAA
- a CDS encoding dTDP-4-dehydrorhamnose 3,5-epimerase family protein has protein sequence MIHDVKIKNLKLIPDERGFLMEMLRCDDEVFKDFGQIYMTGCKLGIVKGWHYHKEQTDNFVCVYGTALVVLCDTREGSPTKGVSQEFYLKAPPEKGAGNILLQIPVGVMHGFTAYQCDEARIINVPTRPYRYDNPDEFRYPWNSEEIPYKWPEFVKSGG, from the coding sequence ATGATACACGATGTAAAAATTAAAAACCTCAAGCTAATCCCGGATGAACGGGGTTTTCTTATGGAGATGCTGCGTTGTGATGATGAGGTATTTAAGGACTTCGGTCAGATATACATGACAGGGTGCAAACTCGGCATTGTAAAGGGCTGGCATTATCATAAAGAGCAGACTGATAATTTTGTCTGTGTGTATGGAACTGCCCTTGTGGTGTTGTGCGATACAAGGGAAGGTTCTCCTACAAAGGGTGTTAGTCAGGAGTTTTATTTAAAAGCGCCTCCGGAAAAAGGGGCCGGCAATATTCTTCTTCAGATACCTGTAGGTGTTATGCACGGCTTTACTGCATATCAATGTGATGAAGCAAGGATTATCAATGTTCCGACTCGTCCATACAGATATGACAATCCTGATGAATTCAGGTATCCATGGAATAGTGAAGAGATACCTTATAAGTGGCCGGAGTTTGTGAAGAGCGGAGGATGA
- a CDS encoding alkaline phosphatase family protein: MAFKKALIIGLDGVPYTTMQRFIAEGVMPNTGELVKSGTLSRMTTSLPEVSSVAWTSFMTGVNPGKHGIYGFMDLRPNTYDMFFPDFKSVKSETMWEFLGKSGRRSIVVNVPSTYPAKELNGILIAGFVAIDLRKATYPQSYVPLLEQMGYRLDVDATKARKSMDLFADDLRETLKRREEALMYLIEKEEWDLFIATISETDRLHHFLWAASDDPSHQYHDFFIEIYRWIDRIIGKLCEKIDRDTAVFMVSDHGFTHIKQEVYINKWLEEEGYLMFTKNPADSYKDIREGTRAFNLDPARIYINVRGKYPKGCVDSGKEYNSLRDEIKEKLLGFKADGQNAIKQVFFKEDIFSGPQYDFAPDMVILPNYGFDLKGALNKPSVTGRSIFTGMHTQDDALFFVTNNENSSPLFKGGRGGVLSGEVNIIDVMPTILDAMGIEPAAGLDGRAVSGG, from the coding sequence ATGGCGTTTAAAAAGGCATTAATCATAGGTCTTGACGGTGTCCCTTATACTACTATGCAGAGGTTTATTGCGGAAGGGGTTATGCCCAATACCGGCGAACTTGTTAAGAGCGGGACTTTATCCCGCATGACTACTTCTCTTCCTGAAGTATCTTCTGTTGCATGGACTTCTTTTATGACCGGTGTGAATCCGGGTAAGCATGGAATATACGGTTTTATGGACCTTCGTCCTAATACTTATGATATGTTCTTTCCTGACTTTAAGTCTGTTAAGTCAGAGACGATGTGGGAGTTTCTTGGAAAATCCGGCAGACGTTCCATTGTTGTTAATGTCCCTTCCACATACCCTGCAAAGGAGCTGAATGGGATTCTTATTGCAGGATTCGTTGCTATTGATTTACGAAAGGCTACCTATCCGCAATCTTACGTTCCATTGCTGGAACAGATGGGGTACAGGCTTGATGTTGATGCAACAAAGGCGAGGAAGTCTATGGACCTGTTTGCAGATGACCTGAGGGAGACTCTTAAAAGGAGAGAGGAGGCCCTTATGTACCTTATTGAGAAAGAGGAATGGGACCTTTTTATTGCAACCATATCCGAGACAGACAGGCTTCATCATTTCCTTTGGGCGGCCTCTGATGACCCTTCTCATCAGTATCATGATTTCTTTATAGAGATATACAGGTGGATAGACAGGATTATAGGTAAATTATGTGAAAAGATTGACAGGGATACTGCTGTGTTTATGGTGTCTGACCACGGCTTTACTCACATTAAGCAGGAGGTCTACATAAACAAATGGCTGGAGGAAGAGGGATATTTAATGTTTACAAAAAATCCCGCTGACTCCTACAAGGATATTAGAGAGGGGACAAGGGCATTTAACCTTGACCCTGCAAGGATATATATTAACGTCAGAGGGAAGTATCCTAAAGGATGTGTGGATTCAGGAAAAGAGTATAATTCTCTGAGAGATGAAATAAAAGAAAAGTTACTTGGATTTAAAGCAGATGGACAGAATGCGATTAAACAGGTCTTTTTCAAAGAGGACATTTTCAGCGGCCCGCAGTATGATTTTGCCCCTGATATGGTTATCCTGCCGAATTATGGATTTGACCTGAAAGGCGCTTTAAATAAGCCTTCTGTAACCGGCAGGAGTATTTTTACCGGTATGCACACTCAGGATGATGCACTGTTCTTTGTGACGAATAATGAAAATTCCAGCCCTTTGTTTAAGGGAGGGCGAGGGGGGGTATTATCAGGAGAAGTTAATATCATTGATGTGATGCCAACCATCCTTGATGCAATGGGGATTGAACCGGCGGCAGGGCTGGATGGCAGAGCGGTGAGCGGAGGTTAG
- a CDS encoding glucose-1-phosphate thymidylyltransferase, whose product MKALITSGGKGTRLRPITHTSNKHLIPIANKPMIHFAIEAVAGAGIKEIGIVYNPDTGDEIKKALGTGSQWGVNFTFILQESPAGLAHVVKVAQDFIGNDPFVFYLGDNVVVGGIKRFIDDFEREKSNCHLVLSKVNDPERFGVPDIKDGKIISVEEKPEKPKSRYAVTGIYIYDATVFEAVNNIKPSARGELEISDAHDYLIQKGYNIGYSEITGWWKDTGKPEDLLEANRLTLDRIIGDDDPVIAGDVDDDSDIAGKVIIEKGARIINSSIRGPVIIGENTVIENSYIGPFTSIYYGCHIKDSEVEYSIILEKCKIIDADIRIERSLLGREAEIIKCKTKPKTQKFIIGDQSIVELV is encoded by the coding sequence ATGAAGGCACTGATTACAAGCGGCGGTAAGGGCACAAGGCTGAGGCCGATTACACATACCAGTAACAAACATCTGATACCTATTGCAAACAAACCCATGATTCACTTTGCAATAGAGGCAGTGGCAGGGGCCGGTATAAAGGAGATTGGTATTGTTTATAATCCTGATACAGGGGATGAGATAAAGAAGGCTCTGGGAACCGGCAGTCAGTGGGGTGTTAATTTTACATTCATACTTCAGGAATCTCCGGCAGGGCTTGCCCATGTGGTTAAGGTTGCACAGGATTTTATCGGAAATGACCCTTTTGTATTCTATCTTGGCGACAATGTGGTCGTCGGCGGGATTAAGCGTTTTATTGATGATTTCGAGCGTGAGAAATCGAATTGCCATCTGGTCTTGTCAAAGGTGAATGACCCTGAGCGATTTGGCGTGCCTGATATTAAGGATGGAAAGATAATAAGTGTTGAGGAAAAACCTGAGAAGCCTAAGAGCCGGTATGCTGTTACCGGTATTTACATATATGACGCAACTGTTTTTGAGGCTGTAAATAATATTAAACCGAGTGCACGCGGGGAACTTGAAATATCCGATGCACACGATTACCTGATTCAGAAGGGATATAACATCGGGTATTCAGAGATTACCGGATGGTGGAAGGATACCGGTAAACCTGAGGATTTACTTGAGGCGAACAGGCTGACACTTGACAGGATAATCGGGGATGATGATCCGGTGATTGCAGGCGATGTGGACGATGATTCGGATATAGCCGGAAAAGTCATTATTGAAAAAGGGGCAAGGATAATCAATAGCAGTATAAGAGGGCCTGTTATTATTGGAGAGAATACAGTTATTGAGAATAGCTACATAGGTCCTTTTACCTCGATATACTATGGCTGTCATATTAAGGACAGCGAGGTTGAATACAGCATTATACTTGAGAAGTGTAAGATAATTGACGCTGACATCAGGATTGAGAGGAGCCTCCTTGGAAGAGAGGCTGAGATTATTAAATGTAAAACCAAGCCGAAGACACAGAAGTTTATCATAGGGGATCAGAGCATTGTGGAGCTGGTTTAA
- a CDS encoding winged helix-turn-helix transcriptional regulator: MNEKLLKELEILEELSSNGQVTQRELSHKVGIALGLANFYIKRLVQKGYVEVVYLERNRLGYLITPTGITEKSRLTYNYIQRSYQYVRKVRIRMRDCLRELAVGGVNTVILYGAGDMAEVAYLALQEAGIKMSGVVDATRAGRPFLGYTILPVSYIPRLSFDRIVITEPVAVHDVGNLFQEYGIGEDRLVHLEG; encoded by the coding sequence ATGAATGAGAAATTATTAAAAGAACTTGAGATTTTAGAAGAGCTGTCATCAAACGGTCAGGTGACCCAGCGGGAGTTGAGTCATAAGGTGGGGATTGCCCTTGGGCTTGCAAATTTTTATATCAAGCGTCTGGTTCAAAAGGGTTATGTGGAGGTGGTTTATCTGGAGAGGAACAGGCTTGGTTACCTTATTACGCCAACAGGGATTACTGAGAAGTCCCGCCTGACTTACAACTATATTCAGCGTTCTTATCAGTATGTGCGAAAGGTGCGCATACGCATGAGAGATTGCCTGCGTGAACTCGCAGTGGGAGGGGTTAACACGGTCATCCTATATGGTGCCGGTGATATGGCTGAGGTGGCCTATCTTGCCCTTCAGGAGGCAGGTATAAAAATGTCGGGTGTTGTTGATGCAACAAGGGCCGGCAGACCTTTTCTGGGGTATACAATTCTCCCTGTCAGTTATATCCCGAGGTTATCTTTTGACAGGATTGTTATTACCGAGCCTGTTGCAGTGCATGACGTCGGCAATCTCTTTCAGGAGTATGGGATTGGAGAGGACAGGCTGGTGCATCTTGAAGGGTGA
- a CDS encoding radical SAM protein, with translation MGNLNKLIRFAQVAWHYKRGSTILPYKPLRLWIEPTSFCNLKCPMCTSKDIPQDKVGYMDWNLYTKIIDEAKDFVYDINLFMGGESLFHKRLPDMIQYAKERGIGTRLSTNATVLTEEKRRALLDAGLDFIIFSFDGYEKEVYEKIRVNANFEKTLGNIKAFLEEKKRRGSKKPYVVFQVIEFGVDENERDKNVPAIGNISVDRRGFLTPPEQTKETFLKNFEGLPIDRSSIIQPHTFGGKVRREQGRGFRPVGQRYVPCTFLWYSMSIRWDGMAVPCCVDLSGEMPVGDVRKDSLLKIWNGNVLAGMRGKIAKGEYAGISLCSNCDILWKEQVMGIPLKSIKELKYFLTGTKS, from the coding sequence ATGGGAAATTTAAATAAACTTATACGCTTTGCACAGGTTGCCTGGCATTATAAACGTGGCAGTACAATATTGCCTTACAAGCCTCTCCGTCTCTGGATTGAACCTACTTCTTTCTGTAATCTGAAGTGCCCGATGTGTACTAGTAAGGATATTCCACAGGATAAGGTTGGTTATATGGATTGGAATCTTTACACAAAGATTATTGATGAGGCAAAGGACTTTGTGTATGACATCAATCTTTTTATGGGTGGTGAATCCCTTTTTCATAAGAGGCTCCCTGACATGATTCAGTATGCAAAGGAAAGAGGGATTGGGACGCGTTTGTCTACGAATGCCACTGTGCTGACAGAAGAAAAAAGAAGGGCATTATTGGATGCGGGGCTTGATTTTATTATCTTCTCTTTTGACGGCTACGAGAAGGAGGTTTACGAGAAGATCAGGGTTAATGCCAATTTTGAAAAGACACTGGGAAATATTAAGGCATTTCTTGAGGAGAAGAAGAGACGCGGGAGTAAGAAGCCTTACGTGGTATTTCAGGTGATTGAGTTTGGGGTAGATGAAAATGAGCGGGACAAAAATGTCCCGGCTATCGGTAATATATCTGTGGATAGGCGGGGTTTTCTAACCCCGCCGGAACAAACAAAAGAAACCTTTCTTAAAAATTTCGAAGGTCTCCCCATAGACAGGTCCTCTATAATTCAGCCTCACACCTTTGGAGGCAAGGTTAGGCGTGAGCAGGGGAGGGGATTCCGGCCCGTAGGGCAGAGGTATGTACCCTGCACATTTCTATGGTATTCCATGTCAATCAGGTGGGATGGCATGGCTGTCCCATGCTGTGTTGACCTGTCGGGTGAGATGCCTGTTGGGGATGTCAGAAAAGATTCGCTCCTTAAGATATGGAATGGGAATGTACTGGCAGGGATGAGGGGAAAGATTGCGAAGGGGGAATACGCCGGCATTTCATTATGCAGTAATTGCGACATACTGTGGAAGGAACAGGTTATGGGGATACCTTTGAAGAGTATTAAAGAGCTGAAATATTTTCTGACAGGAACAAAGTCATGA
- a CDS encoding glycosyltransferase, producing MVIPGYSIIIPNLHSPRIGEVLEALYRQSGIDGSEVEIIVVGQDKYGLVKRHAAKDKRIMFLETERVLNPAEARNKGIKEARGKLVFLIDADCIASKNWMAVLLRRYGEGNPVVGGPMWFESGQYWILSDNVAHFHDLLPDIGRGVNRHFMLASANLMVEKAVLEKVGMFDEDFPTGEDFGLSLKLRHAGYDLFFEPDAKIIHRPVRDNISAVLRHSKEWGKNSIRIRSKYKDDLNTPFFLFRPLLLRLLSPLIASAVTLKIFLRHPSVRRYWYTFPVVFLTKMVWCWTVAGEVAAGRHLVSKQ from the coding sequence GTGGTCATACCTGGATATAGCATAATTATCCCAAACCTCCATTCACCTCGTATAGGAGAGGTACTGGAGGCGCTTTATCGCCAAAGCGGTATAGATGGTAGTGAGGTTGAGATCATTGTTGTAGGTCAGGATAAGTATGGTCTTGTAAAGAGACATGCGGCAAAAGACAAACGCATAATGTTTCTGGAAACAGAAAGGGTTCTTAATCCTGCTGAGGCGAGGAACAAGGGGATAAAGGAGGCACGGGGGAAGTTGGTCTTTTTGATTGATGCGGATTGTATTGCATCTAAGAACTGGATGGCTGTGCTTTTGAGGAGGTATGGGGAGGGTAATCCGGTTGTTGGAGGGCCTATGTGGTTTGAGAGCGGTCAGTACTGGATTCTCTCGGATAATGTGGCCCACTTTCATGATTTATTGCCTGATATTGGCCGCGGTGTTAATCGTCACTTTATGCTGGCATCGGCGAATTTGATGGTCGAGAAGGCTGTATTGGAGAAGGTCGGGATGTTCGACGAAGACTTCCCAACTGGAGAGGACTTCGGGCTGTCTTTGAAATTGAGACATGCCGGCTATGACCTTTTTTTTGAGCCGGATGCGAAGATTATTCATCGTCCTGTAAGAGATAATATCAGTGCTGTATTGCGACATTCTAAGGAATGGGGGAAAAATTCAATCCGTATCAGATCAAAATACAAAGATGATCTGAATACACCTTTTTTTTTATTCCGGCCTTTACTACTGCGTCTATTATCACCGCTGATTGCCTCAGCAGTAACGTTGAAGATTTTTCTCAGACATCCTTCTGTCAGGCGCTACTGGTATACCTTTCCGGTTGTGTTTCTGACAAAGATGGTCTGGTGCTGGACAGTTGCAGGGGAGGTAGCGGCGGGGAGGCATTTAGTTAGTAAGCAGTGA
- a CDS encoding glycosyltransferase family 2 protein produces the protein MVMPKVFIIILNWNGKDDTLACLDSVRKLDYPDYRVIVVDNASTDGSVGAVKLCYPSASWLTIIENSANLGYTGGNNVGIRYAMEKGADYIWLLNNDTKSEPDALKRLIKVTHDYPKAGLLGPKIVQMDNPAMAYSMIGSLNMWFPWPDRMEGKESSLIKGGALESDFISGSAILVKREFVDKVGLLDERFFFYWEENDWCERGKKSGFKVILVPDAVVYHKGGGSSGKGWNEFTSYYLVRNWILFMRKHARARHWITFLPFLIFSLSYWILKVLLKKDVAVVRSFISAVSWNIRTPL, from the coding sequence ATGGTAATGCCCAAGGTCTTCATAATAATCCTTAACTGGAATGGAAAAGATGACACCCTTGCCTGCCTTGATTCAGTGCGTAAATTGGATTATCCCGACTATCGTGTGATTGTTGTGGATAATGCCTCAACGGATGGCTCGGTCGGGGCTGTCAAATTGTGTTATCCATCTGCATCGTGGCTTACCATTATTGAGAACAGTGCAAACCTTGGATATACAGGCGGGAATAATGTGGGGATAAGATATGCAATGGAAAAGGGGGCGGATTATATCTGGCTGCTTAATAATGACACAAAGTCTGAACCTGATGCATTGAAGCGCCTGATTAAAGTAACACACGATTATCCTAAGGCCGGATTACTTGGACCCAAAATTGTTCAGATGGATAATCCGGCAATGGCATATTCAATGATCGGAAGTCTTAATATGTGGTTTCCCTGGCCTGACAGGATGGAAGGAAAGGAAAGCAGTCTGATAAAAGGAGGGGCTTTGGAATCGGATTTTATTTCCGGTTCCGCCATTCTGGTAAAAAGGGAATTTGTGGATAAAGTCGGGTTGCTGGATGAGAGATTCTTTTTTTACTGGGAAGAGAATGACTGGTGTGAGCGTGGTAAGAAATCAGGATTTAAGGTAATACTGGTTCCTGATGCTGTTGTTTATCATAAAGGCGGGGGAAGCTCCGGCAAGGGTTGGAACGAATTTACATCATACTATCTCGTGCGGAACTGGATTTTGTTCATGAGGAAACATGCCAGGGCAAGGCATTGGATAACTTTTCTTCCATTCCTGATCTTCTCACTTAGCTATTGGATTCTCAAGGTATTGCTTAAGAAAGATGTTGCTGTGGTCCGTTCTTTTATATCTGCGGTGTCGTGGAATATAAGAACACCACTTTGA